The stretch of DNA TGTCCCTACTACATGCAAGGTGGTAAAGGGGGTCCGTCAAATTTGACCTAACTAATTTAAAAGTCAGATTCTAAAAGCATCggactctaattttatataattttgagctaaaaaattaaaaagctAAATTGGATTGTGAAGTGAACACTAGACCTAACCGGGGTCGCCGGCCCGGACGATCGACCAGAACTGGCAACAGTCATCACGTAGACGGCGTGGAATCTCTGGAAAGAGagtgtcggtacctctggactagggtaccccctcttgctgtgttaAGACTCgcatagttatccgtaactacgccctaaggggctGAGCATCCGGACCCTTGGGGTCCGGCTCCGTCTCACCAGACAAacagtcccggacccgcttctcGCTCCGGGACAGGtctggtgtcaccacgtgtcctagagaagggagcgctcagccaaaacagccgggggggcccggacctcccacggggtcccggacccccatatactatccggacccctcgacggggagggaacagacaccccaccTGGGGTGGgtgtccggagccgccacgtgtccgcaggcgcaggcacgcgcgcggccgcgaaggttcctcgggaagactcgcccacctaccgcattcaatgcggggggCGTTAAGTACGCTTTGCCACAGTagagcccgaggtgacttttgctaggctgtactgttgaacgcgcgttaccaaggcgcacagtgcagccactggcgccacccacgccacgcgcgtcagtttgcaacgccagttagacacgacagctcagcgatggagtatcataacgcctgcgcggtagacccaacagtctacgccgcaacctacaccgcctcaactggcacctcgccgatgggacaggtgaagacccccctcggtcagagagtttacagggcgatgaagcgtatccggcaaaagattctccatcactataGCACCATCAATATCTTTTTCGTGGTAgactatacatccttgttggaccCACCtatcggggtccaacgcctgtgtacgcttCCTCCTTacgctataaaagggggacgcccgctagagaaggACTCAAGTCCAAAGAAGGGGATTTaggaggcagaggatagactcatccacaaaCACAAGTGCTATGCacctctcagtggacgtagggtattacgctccggcggcccgaaccactctaaatactcgagtgttcttgtgtgcttggtTGATGAGTAGATCTGAGGTATCGCTTGCACTTCTCCGAGTAACCACCCTtagggattaggcgggtgcactacgccacccggctgtggccctcctcttCAGAGCCACGACAGAGAGAAATCGCTAGCATCTTCCATCACCACTGTTTTGTCTGGATGCTGTTTTCAGCGGCGGAGACAGGGGGCGGGTAGGGGCCAGGCTCCCCTAACGTTGCTGCAACTCCACATAAAACCACCTAATCTCGTTGCTAATATTACTCATTAACAAGGTGTGGCCCCCTGATCTAAATTAGTCCCCTATGTTTTAattctggctccgcccctggctgTTTTGTAGCgatcaagcaagaagtggaaatgGTCCTAATGGCCATGGAAGCCCCACATCAGTCAGATTAAAATCTTTTGTTGCTAGGCGCTGGAAAGGTCCAGACCCAGCTACAGTTCACTGATGCGTTGATTCGTCACTTTTTATTACTTTAGACTGGGTTTATGTCTGTAAATTTATGCTTCTCGGTGCAGTTTGCTGTTGCTGTAATATTCCATTGCGATGACCACTCGATACGCTGGTTGGATGTTTCTACTGTGTCCTCCGGTGGTCAACGGGGGTGGGGCCTTGTTTCGCGGTAGAAAGTCGGAGCTGCTCTTTACGCatcgtttgagatcggcaacgATAATCTATGTGGCCTTGGTCTTTTGTCAGTCTGTCCGGTGGTGGTCGTCTAGAGTTTTGTTTCGGAAAGTCGGAACTACTGGCTTATCCAGCTCGGCAACGATGACTCGATGCAGTGGTGTGTTATGCTGCGCCGCGGCATTTGGATGGGTTAGTCATCCAGAATGGTTTGTTTAATCTTTCTTGTACTTAAAATTTCTATTATTCTTAATTGAGAGGTAGAGTTTCTACCatttgcttcaaaaaaaaagcattTGTATTACATACGTCCTTCTTGCCTTGAGGAATAATTCCTTCTTTCTGGGctttgctatatatatatatgtaaggaataaaaataattaaaatagtCTCCCACCAAAAATATTATTTCCACCCTCTCACGAAGGACCTACAAATCAGGAAGTTTTTTGTTAAACCAGGCTCGACGAAATCTGCCGCACGGCGAAACAACCGATTCTGCAATGTTTCTGCCGTTTGGGGCGATTTTTTTTTCACCGGCCAAAACATACCCGCCCACCCTGCAATCACGGAAGGGAGCCCAGGCGGCCGTTGGCACCGCTGCTGACCcgtgcgaggaggaggacgatgaTTCCCGGTTTGTCGAGCGAGGACCGAGGAGTGCGGCAATCACGGATCCTCTCTTCCCACCCTTCCTTCTCTTCTCTGCGCCCGCCTCCTCTGCCGACGAAATCCCGCACGGCCACACCTTCCATCCCCCAGCGCCCCAAGGTGATTCCCCATCACGCGGcctctcggcggcggcggaccctcCCTCGCAGGGAGCGCCGTTAGCGGCCCGTCCGCCCCTCCCTCGTGTGCCACGCAGGGAGCACCGCCGCCGATCCGTGCGCCCCTCACTCACGTGCCGGGAGGtgcggctgctcctgctccGGACGGCTGCCGCGAGGTGCCCCTGTTTGCCGTCGCACCGACCCCACGCCGGCCCCAGAGCTTCAAACCATTGCAGCGCAGGCGCTCGGTCTCTTGCCCCTGTGAGTAGCATAACGAGGCACAAAATCAGTTCGCCGTTTGCTTTATTTTGAAGATGCTTTCTGGTTCACATTATGGATTATGGACAAACTGTAAATGGAGGGCAGAAGTTATTCATGTATCATGACACAGTCATTATTGGTACATATTGAATTATTGAACTGTGTACCTGAGGGATGTGGAAGGGAATAACTTGTTTGTTTATGAGTTTCTTTTGGATATCATTAACTATCAAATTCGATTCCTATCCCTACTTAATAAGTGACTTGTTTCAGTTACCTGATGAACCAACGAGGCAGCAAAAATGAGATGCGATGGAGCTGGTAAGGACGAGAGCCAATCCTACTAATTTGATTTAAAGTTGGAGTACTCAGGAAACCTCTGCCATTCTTTTGGAAGAGAGGTGTGATATAACAAGTAATTTACTCTCACGATCGAGCAACAGATGGGAGTTTTTGAGTTACAGCCTGAAAAATCTAGAGGATAAGTTTCATGATGATTTGTGTACATTTACAAAATCCTCCAGGCTCTAATCCTTCTTCATTCCTAGCTTAGGCTTGCTTTCATAAGCTAACTAGACTATCACTAAATTTCCATCAGGAACAGTAAATCGAAAACAGTCTTTTTATTGAGGGGGCAAAGATGACCTTGCAAAGAATTTCTAAATGCAAAATGTTCTTCTTGCAAGATTTTCTTCTAAATCTGTAAGCCATGTTAACCACCTCCACTTTTGATACCAAAATGTACTTAGAATTTATTTAAAATATAAATTACCTAATACTCCACGCTCATATTTATGTTGATTAATCGGTTTCCCGATGTTGAACTACTGAATGCTATTACCAATAATTCTCCTCATGTCATCAAATTTTTGACAGTGACACTCTGCAATACAGTAATTCTATAAATAGGTTAGATCTTCATCCATCTGACAGTTTCACCCCACGTCTTGTGTTCATTCTTATCATCATTTATTCTTGTGCTTTGTGCTACTTCTTCCAGTCCTAGCGGATCAGTTTTGTATAAAGCCCAGTCCTAGGATGAGGATGCTCTTGTTAATGCGGCAGCAAATTTACATATGGTTCTTGTCAGCAATAACGGAAATAATGCAGGTAGGTTTATGACTCCAAAATTTGGTCGTTTCGTTTTGCATGGTTGTATTTGCTAAATAATTAGACATCTACTTAAGTAGAAACTCACTTCAACCGGCGAGTGATGCGATATGAGATACTTGACATTCTTGAGTTCACATCTGATCGGAAAAGAATGTCTGTTGTCGTTTTGGATTGTCAGAGTGGCAAGTTTTTTCTCTTGTCCAAAGGCGCTGATGAGGCATTGCTTCCTTGTGCCTATTCCTGTAATCGCCTCAATTATTGATTATAGAATTTTTCTCATATCATTTAtatattttaatttaaaatCTGGCATTTATGTACTTTCTTCATATTTTGTGGTATAAATTTGATTAACTCTTTACTTAAGCTGTTTGTTCTGTTTGAGACTTTGGCTGTGGGTCTTCACAAAGTAGAAAACCTCCTCCTGTTCTCTCCTCTAGGTTTCAGGCTTTTAGTGAGCATATGAAGGTTTGGCTTTGGTCCCTACATTGTGCCTGTATTTGCAACAGCAGCAGCTTGTGCCTGTACTACCGATATGTTTTTAGAGCATAGTTCCTTCCTGTGTGTTTTCCATCTGCAAGTCCAGTGATATTATATGCCTCTGTTTTGTAGATACTTTGTGATAGGCTTGGAATAGAAACAACTGCAGAAATCACTGTAATTGAAGTCTTACAACCAAACGCGGACGCAACCAAGTGAACAGGTGCAGTTCCTTACTGTTTCTTCTATATTGCTATGTACATTCTCTCTAAGCAAATCAATTGTGGTATTGTCATTGTCATATATTTGTAAAAAAACTACAATTCTTCTACATGCTTGATACCTGTACACCTTCTTAAGGCACAAACGAATTGCCCCCTGCTTTGTTTGTTCAATTAAAAGGTTGCAGTCTTCTGAACATATTCTTGGAACTTTTAACTAACGGCATTTATCATGCCCAGCTTGACTGGTGCCTCCATCCTTGAAAAATCTGCTCCTGCTGCATCGAAGGGTAGTGACCATCCTTCACCTTCAGATGTTTTCTGGCCGATCCATTTAAAAGGTGCTTATATATATTCCATTCAAAGTTCCTGGCGTATCCAAATAATGGTTGTGTCAAGTTGGGTGTGGCAATGGTAGGCATTGTGAATTATCTGCTTGGCAATGATAATGCTTCTACCTTCTTGGCCATGCAGCGACCCTCCAATACTGATAACAGGTGTGTTTCAAGTTGCTTATGAcatgtttgatcaattggcggGCTACATTCATGAAGCCTAAATCTGTTGCCTGGGTGCATGGTGCCTTCTGGACAGGTATCTGAACTGATCCCTAAATTCGAATGGCCTCCATGTTAGCCATAACTAAGAAGTGCATTATTATGTCATAATCATTATCATTAAGGAAAGCATCTGCTTTGAATTCTAGAACTCCGCAGGGTGATACAAAGGAACAAGCATTACTCCCTGTATGATTGTTTGaagcattgagttttgtatttgCATTATTCAATTCAGAGCCCATGCGCGAGGGTAGGGGCGCGGGACAGGCGCCTGGCGAAGGCACGGGGCGGAACGACTTGAGGAATACGAAGCGCGCGGGGAAGACGAAGAGACAAGGCGCAGGCACTGGGTAGAACGATACCATCGGCGGCAGCTAATGTTAATTTGTGTGGACCCAAGCTCTCCGCATAGTCTAACACGAGAGTGCTCTGTGCTTAGTGGCATTCCAATTATGAGCATACCAACTTATAGCACGCGCGGGCATTGTTACTAGTAGGAGGTAAGACTCCAAATAAATCACGGCCATTAATGTTTGAAATAAGTAAAACATTAAAGTAATTAGAATAATCAATGGAAAATGTAATATCACGGCAACCTTGCAGCTCTTCACGCGTAGAGAAACAGAAACGGCAGCAATTTCAGATCGCAGCAACCAGGCACCTTCTCCTCACGCACGGAAAGAGaagaacaccacctatcacttgtGCATAGTGCAACTACCCATGTTCGGATGGGTGAATGGCGCCGGGATGTTACGGCAGCAGAGGGATCGCCACAGCTCGGATGTTACGGCTGGCTGGGCTTGCTTTGTCACGCTTTGTTACCTTAACTGATGCTCGCGTATACCCGCACATCGACTAGTCTCACGTGCGTCCCTCTTTCTTCCCTTTTCTGCCGAACTCCTCTTCTCCCTTGTCTATCCATGATTCACTCATCCGTCCGCGTCATCCGTATGTCAAGTTGCCTCACGTTATTAGAAGAAAAACATGTTTTTGGGTCATTAGGGAAAACAAAAATGTCACATTGTCAATTTGTCACGTTAATTCACGTTCTTAGGAAAAATAAAGGGGAAACATATCACGTAACTCGGTGAGGGAAAAATATTTAATTAGTTAGATCTTTTACTTATTTCTTAGAACAAAAAATATTTCTTACCTATTTCTTGGTGAGGGAAAATATTTAACCCACTTCTTAAAATAAGAATTATATTTCATCTATCTAGGAGATAATATGTGATAATAATCCTCCAGATGGACGGTCTATAATCACTTCGGAAGCAAAGATCTTGAATTTTTCAGTTCAGAAACGGCGTCCAACAGTGCTTCTTGAAACCGGCTTCAGAAACGGCGCGCGAGTCCgcccaccttttttttttccaggcaCATGGTTTTCAGGTTTCCACACGTTATTGGCGTAGGCCGTTTTCTATCGGGAACGAGGGTTGTTCGGTCAGGGGACAAGCGTTTGGAAGCCGCCTCGTTTGACCGTAAGAATCGCCATCTTGGACTCGAGTCTTATTTTTCCAATAGGCGAGCATCTCTAACACATTACAtctttcatatcatatatattttctttctctatactaataaatatttatgttttttttatagCCAATGATGTAGCAGATTACTCAAAGGATACAGTAGAAGAAAGAATTTCTCTACATTTTGTGTTTTGGTAATTACCAAAATACATTAAAAATACCAGGGAGATGAATGTGCAATCTGTTGCAGATGCTCTAAAGTTTGGGTCATTTTCACAATACGTTTTTCCCCATCTTTGGAACATTGAgaaaccaaaaaaaatttccttAGAGACGAAGCTATGTGATTAGTCGAGGCAGGAAACTCATGAGAATAAAGCGATTAAAGAAAAGTTCAAGCCGGTCAAGGATTATCTTCTTGTCACTACTCTCTACGCAGAGACGGATCTAGCGTGGGGGCTGGAGGCTCTAACCTAGTGACGGAGCTACAGCTTCCCAATGGGGTCAGCCGACACCAACGAGTTTTGGAAAAAGCAATGGAAATCAGttgtttttttagattacacagtacaacacATGCATACTCACACCCTATGAATACACATACACAAATTCTACTCCTATGAGCATCTTGGAAGACTGAgtcggcaaatcctcgagattgacgaagtcaccacaggcgccTCGCTGTTGACGGAAACGTCGCCTACTACTGAATGCACAATGATATTAAATTCCAAAATATTCAAGTACTACCGAGGCTCTTATAACTACTAGGCTACAGGTCCTTTCGTCAATTTACAGTTGTTAATAATGATTGATGATCCCATCATTTGATAGACAGGACTCCGGTGACCTTTTGTCTGGCTCCGCCCGTGCTCTAATCCCCCTACCGTCTAGAAACTCCATTGGAGCCTAAGAcggaggagaagaaagaaagtagaagaagaaagagaggaaAAAGACGTGATTGCAGAGGATAAAGAAGAGAAAACCGCCACTGCCTCTACGCAGCAATGCTTCAGCATATTATACTATAAATACTGAACTCTCGTCCCTAACGGTCTCACAACGGCAAGTGAAGGAAACCACGAACAATGAAGATTTACACCTTATCCTGCTTGCTCATCAGCACGCTTGCACTGGTACTGGCGGCACGGCCTGACGCAGGCAGCCTCGATGCGGCCACAATAGCCGTGCAAGAGCTCGACCGTGTTCGGTCACTGCCAGGGCAACCGAGGTACTCACCAGCATTCAAGCAGTACTCCGGGTACGTCACTACCGATGAGTACTTAGGCAAGGCACTGTTCTACTGGTTCTTCGAGGCCACGGACAAGCCTGACGAGAAGCCACTGGTCCTGTGGCTCAGTGGAGGTTACTGATTAACTGACTGCATGTGTACTGACATCTgatctttttttcttctaaaaagtGAAAAATTCAGACTCTGTTCGTTTTTGCATTGTTTAGGGCCTGGCTGTTCTTCCGTTGGGTTTGGACAGTCGCAGGAACTTGGGCCATTCCTGGTGAAGAAAGATGTGCCTGAGCTTGAGCTAAACCCGTATGCTTGGAATCAAGGTATGTCAAGACTGACAGAACTAACCTGTCAGAGTCTTGTTTTTTACTGTAACAATGGTAGCATGTAACTAACTGTCTGATGGTATTTCAGCTGCAAATTTGCTGTTCCTGGACTCCCCAGCGGGCGTTGGATTTTCGTACACGAACACGCCCTTCGAAAAAGATCCACCGGGAGACAATTCCACAGGTATATTTCTGACAGATATTTCTGTTCACTCTAAAAAGCACAGGAAAGTAAGAAACATGACCGATGACTGAATCTCTGTCTGCACCTGTTGCAGCACACGGATCATACACTTTCCTCCTCAGGTGGTTCCAGAAGTTCCCCCAGCACAAAGCGAAGGAGTTCTACATAGCCGGAGACAGCTACGCAGGTGCAGCTAATTCATCCAAATCATACTTAACTGAACGATTTCTATTTGCTCGCAGAGGTACCTTCAGGACTTCAGCTCATGCAAATTTGGTTGATTTCACTTGCGTTTCTGCTTTCTAGGACACTATGTTCCCCAGCTCGCAAACGTCATCCTGGAGGAGAACAAGAAGATCTCCAAGGAAAATTACATCAACTTCAAAGGCATCCTGGTACCTACGTAGAAATTACATCAACTGCAGTGTCTGAGGCTCTGAACCACTTAGAAATCACTGAACTTTTTCTTCAGAAGCAAGATGCTGACCACTAGCATTCATCTGTCTGAACTCGTGTACCAGATCGGGAACGCGTACATGGACGGGGACACTGATAATTGGGGGCTCGTTGACTCCGCGTGGCACCACGCCATCATCTCGGACAACCTCTACAGCGACTTCAAGAAGAACTGCGACTTCAGCTTGGTCGAGCTGTCCCCGGAGTGCGGCGCGGCCATTGGCCAGTTGAACGCCCTCtacaagatcatcgacatctacAGCTTGTACACTGATCGGTGCGAGCTCGGGAACCCGGCTTTCAACACGTCGTCCTCGGCGCAGAACGGGCGGACCAGTAGTGGCCGTGTAAGCGCCCTGAACTTCAGCATCAGCATGAGTTGCAGTTGCAgtcccttcttttctttttttctttttttcattttcgtcTCAGTATAGTGTGTCTGATTGATCTACGTTTTTGTTTCATGCCGCGCGAATTATCAGCTCGATCTTATGAAGATGCGGATGGGGTACGATCCGTGCAAGCAAACGTACGCGACCGAGTATTTCAACCGCAAGGATGTGCAGAAGGCCCTTCACGCAGATATCACAGGCGAGCCGCATCCGTTTTCGCTTTGCAGGTACTCGTAATTGTCACTGCAGAGGCTTTACCTGGATCCAGAAGCATCTTTTATGGTGAAAACAAAGCTATCGTTTTTGACAGCCCCAGACTTTACATTCATCGTAGTGAATCCTTTTCTTTCAGCAATTCGATCAGCAACGCATGGAAAGACTCCGACCAAACAGTCGTTCCACTAGTAAAGAAGCTGGTGGAGGCAGGGCTCCGGATATGGATTTTCAGGTAAAATTTCTCTGCATCTGAAACACAAGGGGAGCGCTAATTGGCGCGCGCGCCAGGAAGAAAGCTAGCACTCGATCTCCGACAGTGCAAGTATTTCCTTTTTGGGAAACATTTCTCATCCCTAATTTTCTAGTTCTGAAAATTTATAATTGATGCACATAAATTTTATGTATAAATTTTATTTCCAAATAACTTCCTAGCGAACATTTTTTTAGCACAATTTTATGATGCACGGAATTTTACACATAACTTCTTTcaatcaaatttttacacaatattttttaacataatttttcacaacatacAACTTATAtgcataacttttttttttcagaaaatctATCGAAAGATTTTATTAGTGTAACTCCCATGATAAGTTATCGCACAACTTTTACGCATAAGTTCACTATCCAACTTTCCATGATAAGTTTTCGCACAATTTTTATGCATAAGTTTACTATCCAACTTTTTGTGAAATATTTTTAGCAtaaatttgatgaaacaattataaaaaaaaacttcctAGGAGATAACATAATAGAAGGCAAAAATACTGAAAAAGGAATATAGTATTACACTTGATTTAATAGAACTCAAACTtggaaagggaaagaaaaaaaatatcaacTAATACGCGTGCCTATCACTCAGCATCACGTACGTACTCAGAACACATCGTGCACCAACGAAAAGGAAGGAGCGCTCCGCGCCAGATAAAAAAAGAAGGGAAGGAGCGCTCTGTGCCGGTCGCATCGATTGCCGGCAAGATAAATAGCGCGCGATTAACCCGGAATAGTGTTTAGCCAATGAAAATAAGCACTTGTCAGGAACATGATTTAAATCTCTCTTGTTCTTTTGTGACGAGCAGCGGCGACACGGACGCAAGAATCCCTACGACGTCAACCCGTTACACGCTGAAGAAGCTCGGCCTGCCCGTCAAAGAGGACTGGTCGCCGTGGTTCCATCGCAAGCAGGTAAAAATTAACGCACGCACATCCCTCTGAACAGGTCCAGGCGCCCAGCATCTTTTCCAAGTCCAGCCCTCGAAAATTGACAAGATGAAAACTTTGCTAAAAGGACAACGTTTCTCTCTCAACACATCATTGCAAACTGGGTGGTGCGTCGCTGCTGTTCTTATCCAGCGTTGTGTCGTCGTGCTGTTGTTGTAGGTTGGCGGCTGGACCGTGGTGTACGACGGCCTGACATTTGTCACCGTGAGAGGGGGCGCCCACCTGGTCCCGTCCACGCGGCCTGCGCAAGCGCTCGAGCTCTTCAGGCACTTCCTGGCCAACACCAACCTTCCCTCCAAGCCGTTCTAGAAAATGTTACTAGTTGTTTTCCTCAAGGAACACGTATGCTTAATTAAACAAACAACGAGTTTTTTTCCTGGTAAACAAACAacgagttgacggtcaaaagcAAAGATTGAGAACCGGTCTATCTGACCGGTCATGCCGGTGTAATTCGTGTAGGTTTAGAGTTTGTAATTTGGGATTTTTGTAACCAGACTCGTGAAGGATACGATTTTCTcggtctatatatatatatatgaaggctaAAACCGATTAAGGATAATTACAACCAATTCAACAATTATTGTCGTTACTTTTTATTATCCAGATCCATCTCTTTTCCAACCATTATTTTGCAATATATAGTAcgaataataaaaattattttgcaatatatgtataGCTTAtaaaatataataatattgtaacaaaaaataaaaacaataaCCGTTATAATTAcctcaaataaaaatataatgctTCAGTGGCTTGTAAAAAGCGGCCTTCAAGCATTCCTTGATGCAAATCTTTTCTGAGCAATTGACAAATGCTTCTTAGGCAACATCTAATATAAACAAATAAATACATTGAATTAAAAATTTATAACCCTATAACTATTGGGAAAATACTAATCGATCATGGGTGTTGGTGTGctacttagagcatctccaacagatttGATATAATGGATACCTATCCTTAAAAACTACCAGGATATCCAAAATCCACCAAAAAACAGCTCCAGCAGATTTGGTATATGGATAACTATCCCTAAATTTTTTAGCAAATTACCTAAATTTCTCTCCCCTTGACCCAAATATATTAAACCAAAGGCTGGATTGCTAAAACTCCAAGCGTGTGGCGGGAGAGGCAACTGCTCATGGTCGGCGCTTTCCACGCACCTCCGgcggcccgccgcctccccgtgaGGCCGCATTGCCGTTCCTCGAGATGTCAGTGCGGCGCCGGCCACCGAATGCTCCTCCCGCGAGGCCACCATCCGCCACTCCCACCGTCCGTCGCTGTTGCCGATCGCTGCTCCCGCGCCATCCCTCCGAGCAGAGGAGACGCGCCTCCACCCCCGCCCACGGCTCTGGACCCCACCTCGGGCACCGGATGGGAGCAAGGAGTGGACCgtcgtgagagagagagggagggaggaagggcgcCGGTGGAGGCCACGCCAGTGGggagcgcgccgctgccgcgtgcGTCGGCCATGGCGAGCGCCGTTTGGGAGGACGACGAGAAAGGCTCGCGTGGGAACGGCCACCGAGGAGGAAAGCTTGTTGTCGCAGATCTGCCGCTGCCACCCTGCGCGGGCCATCGCCGCCGGAGATCGAGGGCATGGAGGCCGGAGCGCGCACGAGACTATGGTGTGGGAGCTCGCTCGCCCGCGTCAGAAAGGGAGGCTGCCGCGGAGGTTGACCGCCGTAAAGAGgggccgccggggagggaggagcgccggggagggaaggaggacgGTCGCGTGTTGCCGTGGctgggggagaggaggaggcggccggcatgaaggggagaggaggcggcggccagcaTGAAGgagacactactacagaataagcctttgttccaggtcatttatcccggttacctttgggcccgggacaaaatgtggcttttgtcccgggtccaaaggctagccgggccagcggggaggacaggggccttttgtcccgggtggagccaccaacccggacaaaaggccccccttttgtcccggttggtggctccacccgggacaaaaggtccaaccccttttatcccggttggtaacaccaacccggacaaaagggtgacccttttatcccggttggtggtaccaacccggacaaaaggcccctccacgtgatagttcaaaagggagttattctttattgagtcacatgtactattTAGTTGAGTTGGTAAGGAAGCCATGCGctaggcaataggtcttgggttccaatcccgcagggcgcaaatattttttagcgCGAGGGACATTTTGTTCCGGTTCTACCACCCGAGACAAAAGCCTTTAGCGCTTTTATCCCGGCGGCCTTGTCCcagttccaaaaccgggacaaatagccctttggaaccgggacaaatggcccgttctgtagtagtgagagGAAGGAGATTTTTgtgaaggagaggaagaggatTTTTATGTACAAGTAACCAGTATACCAAATCTGCTGGAGTGAGCATAAACCATAACCTAAATCTTCTCTTTTCTATACCTAAAAGAA from Panicum virgatum strain AP13 chromosome 9K, P.virgatum_v5, whole genome shotgun sequence encodes:
- the LOC120651823 gene encoding serine carboxypeptidase-like 34 isoform X2, which gives rise to MKIYTLSCLLISTLALVLAARPDAGSLDAATIAVQELDRVRSLPGQPRYSPAFKQYSGYVTTDEYLGKALFYWFFEATDKPDEKPLVLWLSGGPGCSSVGFGQSQELGPFLVKKDVPELELNPYAWNQAANLLFLDSPAGVGFSYTNTPFEKDPPGDNSTAHGSYTFLLRWFQKFPQHKAKEFYIAGDSYAGHYVPQLANVILEENKKISKENYINFKGILIGNAYMDGDTDNWGLVDSAWHHAIISDNLYSDFKKNCDFSLVELSPECGAAIGQLNALYKIIDIYSLYTDRCELGNPAFNTSSSAQNGRTSSGRLDLMKMRMGYDPCKQTYATEYFNRKDVQKALHADITGEPHPFSLCSNSISNAWKDSDQTVVPLVKKLVEAGLRIWIFSGDTDARIPTTSTRYTLKKLGLPVKEDWSPWFHRKQVGGWTVVYDGLTFVTVRGGAHLVPSTRPAQALELFRHFLANTNLPSKPF
- the LOC120651823 gene encoding serine carboxypeptidase-like 34 isoform X1; translation: MKIYTLSCLLISTLALVLAARPDAGSLDAATIAVQELDRVRSLPGQPRYSPAFKQYSGYVTTDEYLGKALFYWFFEATDKPDEKPLVLWLSGGPGCSSVGFGQSQELGPFLVKKDVPELELNPYAWNQAANLLFLDSPAGVGFSYTNTPFEKDPPGDNSTAHGSYTFLLRWFQKFPQHKAKEFYIAGDSYAGHYVPQLANVILEENKKISKENYINFKGILIGNAYMDGDTDNWGLVDSAWHHAIISDNLYSDFKKNCDFSLVELSPECGAAIGQLNALYKIIDIYSLYTDRCELGNPAFNTSSSAQNGRTSSGRLDLMKMRMGYDPCKQTYATEYFNRKDVQKALHADITGEPHPFSLCSESFSFSNSISNAWKDSDQTVVPLVKKLVEAGLRIWIFSGDTDARIPTTSTRYTLKKLGLPVKEDWSPWFHRKQVGGWTVVYDGLTFVTVRGGAHLVPSTRPAQALELFRHFLANTNLPSKPF